The genomic stretch CTCCAACCAATCCTAATTAACCACCCTCTTCATTTCCCCATCTAATTTAATTTTCCTCCACCATAGACTAATTCAACAAGAAAAAAAATACTTtgtaattaacaagtacaatacCCATAATATCTAGAGGTTTAAGAAGAGAGAAGTAATGGCGTTTCAAAAGGATGCAAGATAAAGATAAATGATATGGAGAAGATGATTAGAGTTGAAAGTAAGAAGCTGAAGATGAGTAACAAAGAAGATGAGGAAGAACAATAATGGAGATTGATAATAATTATATGTATGAGTTGCAAATCGTGCTATAGTTCTTGAAGAGGAAGAAGTAGACTAGGATTACAAGTTTTGTGGTGGTAATTGAGAGATAAATGGTGGGGAAAAATAGGTGAGTAAGGAGGGTGGTTATGGGGTTGGGTAATGGGAGGGAGATTTAGAAGAGGAAGAAAGGTTGAGGAGTGAGTTAGTGAATTAACAATGGTATTATAAGatcttaattataattataagttttaaaacaatttttatttatgtttttctGTTAATTTTAGCGGAATCTTGACTATTTTTAACGGAATTCGTCAATTGGTATTTGTTAACAaacaaaatatgaattttagGTACCATTTGGCAAAAAATAAAAAGTTAGATGACTTGCCAATGAAATTTAAATATTGGTGACTTCTGACAAAAACCCGTAGAGTAATTAAGGCATATTTTGGAAATAGTGGTAACGTGGTCTCGTGAACAATATGAAATCCATATATGCGTAAAGATGATGCATGCTTTGTAAAATCACAAACTTAACTATTGTATAATTGTTGGTAGTATGTATGGAATCTTGTTTACGTTTTATTCTACTTACTCTATCTGATGCCCTGCGCTCATGCTTTCCTTGTTTTTGTCTTCTTTACCCAAATTCTTACTACATGATTTTGTTATGATTCTTTGTCACCGCCATTTTTTCATTGTTTATTTTTTTGACAACATCGAACCGATTTATTAAAAGAAAGGCAACGGATCGAACGAGTACATACAAGAAACAGAAAGATACACAAAATTTGCGGATTTCTCGCAACGAGTTCCGCGATGATACTGGTACTGGCATAGTCGAGGCCAGAAGCGAGGATAGTTTTGGCCTGGAAGAAGACAGGAACAATAGTACGTGATTGTTGAATTCATGGGCATGAGAATTAGGTTGACCAAGTTTTAATTAACATCATTCAATTCAAAGATAATCTAAATTACATAGTCCAACAGACTTGATAACACTTAAAactgattaattaattaaaactaagTACTACTCTTGAATGTTGAATGAGTTGACATCAGCACTCGATCTTAACCTCCATACGACATGTTGTAGACATCGATTTGCTCTCCACCTTTAAAATGCAACTGCATTTCcatcaataaccaaataattaatttcATATGGTCATATACAACTAGTACAAGTAACCGTAAGTAATGAAGTACTCCGTATAAGAAGAAAGGAAAACCAACATCGGCAGGGGTGATGCTAGTAGAGATGCGATTGCCATTGTAAAGGAAGTTGGGCATAACATTGAGGTTGTAGTTCTTACGGTACGCTTCAAATGCTGCACCAAATGTTGAGTTCCTCTTCACTCTTAGATGCAGCACTCTATCTTCCTACATACATTTCAAACAATTATTTTCAAACCAACTCGATCTACGCATGCATATATCATGAAACCGTCTCATACAAAAATTCTAGTAAAAAACAAACCTGATTAACAAACTTGATCATAAGATGTCTGTGTTCATTCCTGAGGATTTTTGTTGTTATGAATCGTAGCTCCCTCACTATTTCCACTACTactaatatttgtaatattattctCTGTTGTTCCTCCCATTCTTTTCTTATTTTAACTCTCTTAACAACAAATTCATCAAGACATCAACTCActctctatatatacacacaatTGACACAAACCCTAAATGTTACCCACAACTATTCCCTTTCTCCCACCGAATAATTTACATTTGTTTTAGTGAGACCAAGGGCCTATTATTTCAATActgcttttattctttttttagtATATATTTTCTTTATGTTATGCCATAAAATATCGTAATAATCATGAGTTTATATTTTAATTTCTTTGGATCAATGTTGTAAATCATTCCTTAATTGTGCCTTAAGATGTGTCCAATGGCctgggcacatgttagaaaaaccatttatttatttattggcAAAATTTAACCCCCCCGGAAGAGTAATGTGTTCGATCTTTATTAAAAAGGGGACTTGGATTATGTATGTTTTATCTCGGAATTGAAAACATTTGTCAAATTGGTATTCACATATAATTTGGAATTTTCAAACTCAAGACAAACATTTGTAATTGGTATCCCAAGTTCGGGTTGAGTTATTCGGATCGGGTTAATTTTGCTAGGTGGTCCCAGGTCTATACCTAGCTGGCGATCAGTGTTTAGTCACTCAGTCAAGGAAAGGTAAAAATAGAGAAGGAATATATACAGGAACAGAGAGGAGAATAATACTTAGAAGGGTAAAAGGTATACTTGTATATTGGAATTTGGAAATAGTGGTAACATCTTGCATCAGTTGCATGTGAAAATATATGATGCTTTGTACAATTGTTGGTAGTATGGACTATGGAGTCTTGTTTACGTCTTACCCTACTTACTCCATCTACCCTACGCTCATGCTTTCCTTACTTGTTTTTTCTTCTTACATGATTTTGTTATGTTTCTTTGAAACTGCCATGTTTTCATTATGATAGAGAGCCTATTGATATCCCTACCTTTGTCAAGGGGATCCTTTGTCTCCCTACCTTTTTATTATGTGTATGGAAATTCTGTCGCGACAACTGATCAGAGCTGAAAAAGTTGGCTCCTTGACCGGCATCAAGATTTCAAGATATGCACCAACGCTGTCACACTTATTCTATGCGGATGATGCTTTTCTATGCTGCAAGGCAACACCTTTGTCCTTTGAGACTTTACGGGATATTTTCAAGGACTTCGAAGCGTTTTCGGGGCAGATGATTAATTTTAGTAAGTCCTATATTAAGTTTAGTCCGAATACACCTGCGGACTTCCGAGAGCATCTGACTTCGATTTTGAAGATGGCTCAACTTCCCACTTTTGGTACCTACTTGGGAGTTCCTATTGATATCCCTCGCAAGAGGTCTGCGGTTTTTCTTCCTTTTGTTGATACTCTCACTACTCGCATTTCATCCTGGTCTGCTCTCCATCTCAGCCAACCAAGTAAATTGATAGTTATTTCGGCAATCTTGCTTGCTTCTTTGAATCACGTCTTCTCTGCGGTACCTATTCCTATAGGTGTGTGTCGCAAAATAGATGCCTTGTTGACGGCTTTCTGGTGGCGAAATGACTGGAATAGGCACTCTATTCACTCGACTTCCAAAAGTATACTGCAAGCGCCAAAGGAATATGGTGGTCTGGGTTTCAAAAACACCCATCTGCTAAGCCAGGCTTTGCTTCTTAAGAATTTTTGGCGTATTCATACACAGCCGACTGCGTTTTTGGCAAGATATATGGCCCCGAAGTATGCCCGTGATTTGCCTGTTCCTCTAGCAACCTCTCGAGTATCTCAACCATCTTTTATCTGGTCCGGCATTTGCAAGGCTGTTTCTGCGGCTAATAATGGTATTTGCTGGAAGCTTGGTAATGGACGTTTAATTGACCTTTGGTCAAGTCGTTGGATTAATGGTAAGCGACCATTTGGCACCGCTCGATTCAGTTCAGCCTTCACCATCTCTCTCTCGATTTCTTCTTTGGAATCCAGGTGGATCGGAATCCGTCTATGGTTTTCCGTTACTTTTCCTCTATTTGTGCAAAGGAAATTATTGCTTTGGAACCACCGGCTCAGAATTTTGATGACTTTCTCTACTGGAAATATACAGAGGATGGCTCTTATTCGGTAAAATCAGGTTATTCGCTCCTATGGTCTGAATCTTCAGCTGCCCGGTGCATCCGATCTTTTGTCCATACCTTTCCTTGGAAACAAGTGTGGCGAAAAGAAATTCCACCAAAGATCTCAATTATGTTATGGCGTCTGGCTCATAATATTATGCCAACAAATGATAATTTAATATCCAAGTATGTGCCGGTTGACTCAATGTGTACTCTCTGTCATTCATCCCCTGAAACTGAAGAGCATTTATTTCGTTCATGTGAAGCGGCCCAACATGTCTGGAACGCATCCGCCCTTGGGATTAACGCGATAGCTAACCCATCTATTTCCTTTATATCTTGGGTTGGAGACTTCTTGTCTTATCTTCACAGACAATCTTTGGTGCCTAATCAAAGGTGGATCCTGCTTCACTTTTGCTGTGTTCTCCAGGCCATTTGGTCTACTCGTAATGCCGTGATTTTTCGAAATCACAACGGTGACCCTGCAGTTACCTGTCGACTCATTGAGAATCTACTGCACTCACATGTGCAATTTTCCAAGGTACGTCCTACACAGTTGCACCCCTCTAATGACTTTGTTGCACCATGTGTTGTCACATCTGCATCTTTACCTCAACGGAGTGCGGTTTCTTTTTCTGTTTCCACACGCCACGTCCCACGAACAAACTGTTTCAGTTACTGCATCATCAGTACCGAGTTGGACTATTCAAAGTCAAGTGTTGTTCGCGCAAGTTCGTCTTTCGACGCTTCCACCAGGGCCCTTCTAGGTGCTATGCGTTATGCCCATTCTCTGGGCCTGAGTTCTGTTTGTTTCTTCGTATCTTGTTGTAAACTATCTGCAGTTCTGGCAACCTCTTTGCCAGTCCCAATTAGTGTGCGGCATTCCTTTCGGGAAATCCGTgctttgtttgtaatttatccttACTGGTCTGTACGTCTGGCCACAGGCTAACTCTGTATCCTACCTGTGCTTCTTTAATATATTTCAGTTtattattgtcaaaaaaaaaaaaaaaaaaaaaaaaaaaagagagccTATTCTAACGTAGAGGTAGATATGACAAAAAAAATGATGTGTCAAGTTTGTATCGCTTTTAAACGTACCATTTGTAAACTGGTCATCGACCCGACCCTATTAACCATAATTTCATAAACATGCCCACAATAATATGTACAAGTCATTTGTATCGACCCTAAGCAAACTTTTTCCTTTTAAGCAAATCGAGATATCTCTTAACCTATTTATTTGAAACCATATTAATTTTTACCTATTCTGTTCAAATAGTCATATGTATCACATTATCCTCATTGATCGATCATCGCACAAAAACATTGATTGAATGAAAAAGTTTACGGAGTACTATAAATCAATAAGTGATCATGATTCAAATAAAAAACCTTATGATTGATTGGTGTGAATTGAGAAGTCATCCTGGGCTACGTTAGTTGGTTCCTCCATTTCACCAAAGTAACCGCGTTTGTTAATCCTGGGGCTCGAATGCTAAAGAGATCATGTATAGTAGACGGGGCATACTTACTTTAGGACAGTGGCCTCACGTCACGTCACAACCTTTGATAATATAAGCTCGTTCCTCTACTTTATCTATACTACGTACTTGCACAACAGTCCCCGAAACAACCCGTATTCTAACCCTTGAATTCGCCCTCAAGCGGAGAGGTAGAAATACATTCATGTTCAATTGTCGATAGTACGAGTAACCTTGCCACATTTTTCGATACGATCCCTAGAAATCAAAACATGATGAGGTTACATCAAAATTATTTGTTAGGGGCGCCACAAGTAACCTGTCAAAGTTGACCAGATCCAATAAGGCTGGTCCGAGACCCGAAATGCTTGACTTTATTAAGACCCGAAACCCTGAAGTTTGATTGAGCCAATGTTGACCCGATTCAAAACCACCTGACCGATAATTTACCCGATCTGATATAAGTTGTGTAATCCCCTAAATTTGGTGATTGCATTCCTTTGCAGATATATGTACTTCGTACAAGATAATATTAGTTACAATGTACATAATTGTTACCTAATTACAAGGTTAAATATATGGCGAAATTTTTACATATTTACACTAACAAAAATGATTAGAAGTGACCCAAAATGACACAACATATTCACACTAGTTTTGTAAGACACTCTTATTTAGTCATACTATTAATAATTAAAGTGCTTTAACCATGAACTCGAGTACTCGACCTAAAATGGCTCATACCCGAAATGACCTGGCCTCAAGTGA from Silene latifolia isolate original U9 population chromosome 5, ASM4854445v1, whole genome shotgun sequence encodes the following:
- the LOC141655297 gene encoding uncharacterized protein LOC141655297; protein product: MEILSRQLIRAEKVGSLTGIKISRYAPTLSHLFYADDAFLCCKATPLSFETLRDIFKDFEAFSGQMINFSKSYIKFSPNTPADFREHLTSILKMAQLPTFGTYLGVPIDIPRKRSAVFLPFVDTLTTRISSWSALHLSQPSKLIVISAILLASLNHVFSAVPIPIGVCRKIDALLTAFWWRNDWNRHSIHSTSKSILQAPKEYGGLGFKNTHLLSQALLLKNFWRIHTQPTAFLARYMAPKYARDLPVPLATSRVSQPSFIWSGICKAVSAANNGICWKLGNGRLIDLWSSRWINEDGSYSVKSGYSLLWSESSAARCIRSFVHTFPWKQVWRKEIPPKISIMLWRLAHNIMPTNDNLISKYVPVDSMCTLCHSSPETEEHLFRSCEAAQHVWNASALGINAIANPSISFISWVGDFLSYLHRQSLVPNQRWILLHFCCVLQAIWSTRNAVIFRNHNGDPAVTCRLIENLLHSHVQFSKVRPTQLHPSNDFVAPCVVTSASLPQRSAVSFSVSTRHVPRTNCFSYCIISTELDYSKSSVVRASSSFDASTRALLGAMRYAHSLGLSSVCFFVSCCKLSAVLATSLPVPISVRHSFREIRALFVIYPYWSVRLATG